The following proteins are encoded in a genomic region of Leishmania major strain Friedlin complete genome, chromosome 25:
- a CDS encoding putative Dynein light chain 1, cytoplasmic codes for MSERKPDVKLADISPEMQTDALDIATKAIKEHHLEKDMAAHIKREFDKRYFPTWHCIVGRNFGADVEHEAKNFIYLYVGQVSVLLWKTA; via the coding sequence ATGAGCGAGCGGAAGCCCGACGTCAAGTTGGCGGACATAAGTCCGGAGATGCAGACAGACGCCTTAGACATTGCCACCAAAGCCATCAAGGAGCATCATCTAGAGAAAGATATGGCCGCGCACATCAAGCGCGAGTTCGACAAGCGCTACTTCCCTACGTGGCACTGCATCGTTGGTCGAAACTTTGGTGCCGATGTCGAGCACGAGGCCAAGAATTTCATATACCTCTACGTTGGACAGGTGTCCGTGCTCTTGTGGAAGACGGCGTAG